In Tachysurus vachellii isolate PV-2020 chromosome 12, HZAU_Pvac_v1, whole genome shotgun sequence, the following are encoded in one genomic region:
- the snw1 gene encoding SNW domain-containing protein 1 codes for MSLMSFLPVPIQLSQDQLEAEEAQRSHSTALVLTRKEPPPYGSRKGWVPRTMEDFGDGGAFPEIHVAQYPLEMGRKKKTSNALALQVDAEGKIKYDAIARQGQGKDKVIFSKYTDLLPKEVLHEDAPGLQKPDEEAVKELTEKTRAALDKQVSQKIAAAMPVRAADKQAPAQYIRYTPSQQGVAFNSGAKQRVIRMVEMQKDPMEPPRFKINKKIPRGPPSPPAPVMHSPSRKMTVKEQQEWKIPPCISNWKNAKGYTIPLDKRLAADGRGLQTVHINENFAKLAEALYIADRKAREAVEMRAQVEKKMAQKEKEKKEEKLRELAKMARDRRAGIKSHGDKGGEDTEVREREEIRHDRRKERQHDRNISRAAPDKRSKLQRDQDRDISELIALGQPNPRISSEAQYDQRLFNQSRGMDSGFAGGEDEVYNVYDQPFGRGRDMAQNIYRPSKNTSKDMYGDDLDTLMQSNRFVPDREFSGTDHGPRRDGPVQFEEDPFGLDKFLEEAKQHGGSKRPSSTGRSKDYDHDKKRRKE; via the exons ATGTCGTTAATGAG CTTTTTACCCGTGCCAATTCAGCTGTCTCAAGACCAGCTTGAGGCAGAAGAAGCACAGAGGTCCCATTCCACAGCTCTGGTGTTAACCCGCAAAGAACCTCCTCCTTATGGCTCACGAAAAGGATGGGTGCCCCGCACTATGGAG GACTTCGGAGATGGTGGTGCATTCCCAGAGATTCACGTGGCTCAGTACCCACTTGAAATGGGCAGGAAGAAGAAGACCTCCAATGCCCTTGCCTTACAGGTGGATGCGGAGGGGAAGATTAAGTATGACGCGATTGCACGTCAAGGACAGGGAAAGGATAAG GTCATATTTAGTAAATACACAGATTTGCTTCCGAAGGAAgtgcttcatgaagatgctccCGGACTGCAGAAACCTGACGAGGAAGCAGTTAAAGAG CTCACAGAAAAGACCAGAGCTGCTTTAGATAAGCAGGTGTCGCAGAAGATCGCTGCTGCCATGCCTGTACGAGCAGCAGATAAACAGGCTCCGGCACAGTACATACG GTACACACCTTCACAGCAGGGCGTAGCGTTTAACTCCGGGGCCAAGCAAAGGGTCATCCGTATGGTGGAGATGCAGAAAGACCCGATGGAGCCACCACGCTTTAA GATTAATAAAAAGATTCCTCGTGGTCCTCCATCTCCTCCCGCTCCAGTCATGCACTCTCCCAGCAGAAAG ATGACCGTGAAAGAACAACAAGAGTGGAAGATTCCTCCTTGCATTTCCAACTGGAAGAACGCCAAG GGTTACACAATCCCACTGGACAAGCGTCTGGCTGCTgatggaagaggactccagacAGTTCACATCAATGAAAATTTCGCCAAGTTAGCTGAGGCTCTCTACATCGCCGACAGAAAG GCGAGAGAAGCTGTGGAGATGCGTGCTCAGGTGGAGAAAAAGATGgcacagaaagaaaaggagaaaaaggaggagaaacTCAGGGAACTGGCAAAGATGGCCCGAGACAGGAGAGCAGGGATCAAAAGCCATGGAGACAAAG GTGGTGAGGACACTGAGGTTAGGGAGCGTGAAGAGATCCGCCATGACAGGAGGAAGGAGAGACAGCACGACAGGAACATCTCCAGAGCCGCCCCTGATAAAAG GTCTAAACTGCAGCGGGACCAGGACAGAGACATCAGTGAGCTGATTGCCCTGGGTCAGCCCAACCCACGTATCTCCAGCGAGGCTCAGTACGATCAGCGCCTCTTTAATCAAAGCAGG GGGATGGACAGCGGCTTTGCGGGAGGAGAGGACgaggtatataatgtatatgacCAACCCTTTGGAAGAGGCAGAGACATGGCACAGAACATCTACAGGCCCAGCAAGAACACAAGCAAGGATATGTATGGAGATGATCTGGACACCCTCATGCAGAGCAACAG gTTTGTCCCTGATCGGGAGTTTTCTGGTACAGATCACGGCCCACGTAGGGATGGACCTGTCCAGTTTGAAGAAGATCCTTTTGGTCTGGACAAGTTCTTGGAAGAAGCCAAGCAACACGGTGGCTCCAAGAGGCCGTCAAGCACCGGGCGCTCAAAGGACTATGATCATGACAAGAAGCGCAGGAAGGAGTGA